The genome window TCAGAGCATGTTGGCGCCGGAAACTTTATCAAGCACATCGGCAACATGGGCGGCGTATTGAATGGCGGTACCTGGCAAGATGGCACTATATACTATGAAGTGGTTCCCAACGATGGTTTAGAGCAAGTGCTATGGATGGAATCAGACCGTATGGGCTACTTTATTAATACCGTCACCCAGCAAGGATTAGAAAACGAAAAGCAAGTCGTTAAAAACGAAAAACGCCAGGGCGTGGATAACAGACCCTATGGTCATACCGAATACGTCACCCTTAAAGCACTTTATCCCGAAGGTCATCCGTATAGCTGGGATGTCATTGGCAGCCTGGAAGATTTACAAAATGCGACCCTTAAAGACGTACGCGAGTTTTATCAACAATGGTATGGCGTTAATAATGCGACCTTAGTACTGGCAGGTGACTTTGAATCAGCGCAGGCTAAAACCTGGATAGAGAAGTACTTTGGCGAGCTGCAACCTAGAGGGGATGTTACGCCATTGCCACCTATGCCTGTCAGTATTAAAGAAAGCGTTTCTTTATACCATGAAGATAACTTTGCCACTCTACCGGAATTAACGCTAACCTTCCCCACCGTTGAGCAATATCAAGCAGATGCCTATGCCCTCGATATTTTAGCTGAACTGTTAACCGAAGGTAAAGACAGTGTTTTATATAAACACCTAGTCGAGAAAGACAAAATAGCGCCAGCGGTTAACGCCAATAATAGTAGTGCTGAACTGGCTGGCAGGTTCACTTTAACGGTGCGTGCCTTTAACGATACCCCATTAGATAAAGTTAAGGTCAGTATTGATAATGCGTTGCAGGAGTTTGCAACACAAGGGTTTAGTGAACAGCAATTAAAGCGCTTACTTACGAAACGCGAAACAGCATTTTACAACCAGCTCACCAGCGTGTTTAATAAAGCGTCGACTATCGCACAACATAACGAGTTTGCTGGCGATCCGGCACTAGTAACAAAGGAAATAGAACACTATCGCGCCGTCACTCGTGACGATATCATGCGCGTCTTTAAACAGTATATCTTTAACAAAAATTATATTGCCACCAGTTTTGTCCCTAAAGGTAAGCAGAAACTGGCATTAACCGGTGCCAAAAAAGCAGATGTCGTCGAAGAAAAAATAGTTCAAGGAGCTGAACAACAAATGGCCGCTCAATCAGAGCAGCAAAAATTAGCACCAATCGCGCAAGCCCCATCTTCTTTCGATCGTTCAGTAATGCCTAAAACCGGAACGTTAAATCCGATCTCGCTACCCGAGGTTAAAGCAACTCAATTTGATAATGGTTTATCTGTGTTATCGATTGAGCATACTGAACTGCCTTTAGTGTCATTTTCCATCCGGGTTCAAGGGGGTCATTTACTCGATCCTGCCAATAAAAATGGCGTCGCTAATTTGCTGACCTCCATCATGATGGAAGGTACAAAAGACAAAACGCCACAACAACTGGAAGAAGCGTTAGGCGCTATTGGCGCAACACTTAATTTTACCGCCAACGATGAATTTATTACTTTATCCGGCAGTACCCTTGCGAAAAACTATTCTCAAGCGATGGCACTTGCCCAAGAGATATTATTGCAACCTCGCTGGGATGAGTCTGAATGGCAACGAATCAAGCAAGAAAGTAAAGCATCAATTCAGCAAGCCAATGCCAACCCAGGCAATATTGCACAAAAGGTCTACGCGAAGTTAATGTATGGTGATAACACTAAGCTAGGGTCACCTGTTACTGGTAATATCAATGATGTTGATAATATATCTTTAACCGATGTCAAAGCTTATTATCAACAAAATATCGTCGCTAATCTCACCACCGTGCATGTCGCCGGTGATATTAGTGAAGATCAAGTACTAGCCAGCGTAACGCAATTAAAACAAGAACTACCGAAATCAAGCGTGACCTTACCAGCAGCCTCTCAATTGCCTCAGGTAGAAAAAGCACAGGTCTATTTTGTTGATGTTCCAGGCGCAAAGCAGTCATTTATTCGCATCGGAAATCCAGCCATGGTTGCCAATGCCAAAGATTACTACCCTGCCGTTGCCGTTAACCATAATTTAGGCGGCAGCTTTTCAGGACAGCTATTCCAAATTTTACGCTTACAAAAAGGCTACACCTATGGTGCGTATTCTGGTTTTAGCAGAGAAAATTCTGGTGGCGTATTTAGTGCTCGTTCCAGCGTACGTTCGAATGTCACGCTAGAGTCACTACAAACCTTTAGAGAGATATTAACTAACTACGGCAAAGACTTTGACCAGCAAGCGTTAACAAATACTAAATCTGTGCTACGAAAATCAAATAGCCGGGCATTTGAAACTACCGGTAGCTTATTGGGAGTACTACAAAACATTAGCAGCTATAACCTAGCGAACAATTATGTTGAGCAACAGCAACAGCAACTTGAACAACTGACATTAGCTCAGGCACAGGCAACCATAGCTAAATACATTAATCCCGACAAGATGGTTTATTTAGTCGTAGGTGATGCGAACACTCAGTTGCCTCGCATCAAAGCATTAGGACTTGGCGAACCAATAATACTAGATCGTAACGGAAACAAAATTTAGCATCCAACCTTTATAGCAGGTATACCCTCTGATATACCTGCTACTGTCACTGTTATTTCAACCCCGCAGCACTCCATTTTTACTGTCAACTTTTTTTACAATACATTAACAACAAAGAAGCCCTCTGAAAAATAAAAACTTATAATTCAAATGGTTATAAAATAGGTCTATTTATTGCAACATACCATTAACATAAAAACAACAATACCTTTAAGTAATAATAACAATAGGGATCAAGTATGAAGAGAAAATATTCATTAGTTGCAGGCGCAATTTTAGCAGCAACAGTACTACTGCCATCAGCCAACGCTACCACTATCGCACTAGACTACGATGCCTCAGAGTTTACAGGTGATCAAGGTCAACAAGCATTAGCGGGTTTTCAGCAAGCAGCGAGCTTTTGGGAAAACTTATTTTCCGATGATATTACCGTTAATTTAAATATCAGTTTTGCTGAGCTTGAAGAAAACGTCATTGGCTCAACACGTTCAAACCGTAGCCTATATTATTATCAAGATGTTGCTTTAGCTATGATTAATGATGCAACGTCCGTTGCAGATGCACTAAACGCCAATACATTAACATGTGAAGATCAAGGTGCCGGTGTTTGTGCCCGTAGCTTTTTAGACTCTGAAGCAGATGGTATCGGTGGTGCGACACCAGGTTTAGATGAAGACGGCACCATAGATAACATCGCTATTGCTGTGACGCAAGCCAATGCAAAAGCCTTAGGCTTATCAACAGACGCAACTGGTTCGGACTTTGAAGCAATCGATGCCATTGTCCAATTTAGCTCGGCCTTTGCCTTTGATTTTGATCGGGAAAACGGTATCGATAACGATAAAATGGACTTTGTTGGGGTGGCAATTCACGAAATCGGTCATGCCTTAGGTTTTACCAGTGGTGTTGATACATACGATTTTATTTATAATTCAGGTGAAGATTTTGGTGATTTAGATTTGGACAATTATGTCGTTGCCAATACACTAGATTTATTCCGCTATTCGGAAGAAAGCGTATTAGCGGGCGCTGGAGTATTGGATTGGCGCCCAGGTGCCGATAGCTATTTTTCCGTTGACGGTGGCGCTACAGCATTAGCCCCATTTTCAACCGGCGTACATGGTGGTGACGGTCGTCAAGCAAGTCACTTCAAAGACAATTTAGGTATCGGCATCATGGATCCAACGTTCGCATTTGGTGAGTTTGGCCAGATCTCCATGTTGGACGAAATTGCTTTTGATGCCATGGGTTGGGATTTAGCCTCAGTTACGCAAGTACCTGAACCAACAACAATCGCTTTATTTGGTTTAGCTACTGCAGGTTTAATGACGTCACGTCGCAAAAAATTAAACATCGCCAAGTAAATAGCATATTGCAAATAATAAAAAACGCTGAGTTACCTAGTTACTCAGCGTTTTTTTATATTTTCACTTACTCTATTTGTTACTATTTAGAACGAAAATCTAGAATTGCGACCTGACCATTAGCCCCTGCAAATAAAAACCTAAAATTATCGGACGCTAGCGTATAAAACCCTTTATCTTCGGTTGTCGTTGTATGTTTTAACATTTGCCAGCTTTTACCGCCGTTATAAGAAATATCATTATTGGTCTTTCCGGTAGTGATACAAATAACCCCCTGGCAACTAAACGCGGTTCTTAATCCTCGGTCTCCTGTATTAACTTTTTGCCACTGACCATCCACAAAGGTTGCCATATTCGCGTATCTAGACGGACGCTGCTGATAATCACCACCAACGACAAATGGCTGTTGCTGATGATTAAGCCCTAAACCATACCCCCCCGCGGTTTGAGTGGTATCTAGTAACGGTACCGTAGAGCGCTGCCATGTCTCTCCATAATCGTTACTTTGATAAACCGATGCTAAAAAGCCACCAGTTGTTAACCAGGCTTGTCCATTTTTTCCGACAATTAAGGTATTACCACTGGCGGCAAATGCGGCTTCTTTTTCTAACAATTTTGGTAATTTGTTTCTCGCGATACGACGCCAGGTTTTACCTCCATCCTCAGTTTTCTTGACAACATAATAGCCATCCACCGGGTCTCCCATCAGTAAACCAGTAGATTTATCCCAAAAGGCGATAGAATCAAAAAAACCTTGCTCAGCGGTATTTTGATAAAGTAACTGCCAGTTATCACCACCATCAGTCGTTTTAAAAAGCATCGATTGCTTTCCATTACCAACCCCCATGACAATCGCAGTGTTTTTATCAAACAATTCAATATCTCTAAAATCGGTAACAATCGAATGCGGCACCGATTTATTATGCCAGCTGTGACCGCCATCCTGACTGACAAAAACGCTGTTATTGGAGCCTGTTACCCATAATGAATCGTTAATAATCGCTGAACCGCGCAATGACGGCACACCTTCCATTTGCTGATGCTGCCAAGAGGGCAATTGTGCCATAGTCGTCGCATTGACTTGGATAGCAAGTAACAGCAGAGATAATAATCCACAGCTGTAACTTATTAAAACTTTTAGATAAGCACTTATTTTCTTAAGCAAAATTTTGTCCTTATTGGTTAAATTGATAAGAAATCACTATTGTATAGATCAAAACAAAGTACAAGTAATAAAATGAAAAGGCGCTAAAATTATTGTAAATCAATTGATTTTAAGCGATAGTAATTTGCTTAAATTTTATACCACGGTATTAGATAAAAAGATGCTACAGGTTGATGATAAAGTAATTGCAGATATTGCCCGAGGCTTTGCTATTCCTCCTCAGCCCAGCTTATTAATAAAACTGCAGCAACTAATGGCGAATAAAGAACCTGATATCAATGAGCTAGCACAGGTTATTTCACAAGACGTCGCCATTTCGGCAACAGTATTAAAAACCGTTAATTCTCCTATTTATGGTCTGTCACGCTCAATATCTGACATTCATATGGCAGCAAGATATATTGGCAGCGAAGGTATTTTACTATTAGTAACCAATTGTTTATTAAGAAAAAGTTTTCAGCAAAGTGATTCAAGCATCACCTTGGAAGAATTTTGGCATAATGCCAATAACATCGCCAATACCAGCGTACTGATCGGTAATTCATTAACACAAAACGTCTCTAAAGACAGATTATTCACGTTAGGATTATTTCATGATTGTGGAATTCCTGTCATGGCATCAAAATATGCAGATTATAGCCAAACCTATGAGCACGCTTTAAAAACACCATCAGAAACGCTAACGGCCATTGAAGAAAGTGTTTATCAGGTTAACCACGCCACTTTAGGCTATTACGTTGCGTCTTCCTGGCGACTACCGAAAGACATTTGCCAGCTAATTTTGTGCCATCACGACCGAGAGTTTCTCAGCACATCAAGCAATCAAAGCCAGCGCTTTTACTTTGCTATTCTAAAAATGGCAGAAAACATCGTCCATCGGCATAAGTATTTTCGTGATGCAGCAGACTGGCCTTATATCAGCGATTCAGTACTGGCAATATTAGATATGGCGGATGAAGATTATCAGGACTTACTCGAAGATAGTGCAGAGCAGCAAATTTAGCGGTTTACTCACACATTCAGCGCTAATGACAAAAAATAAGCTGCACTATGTATTTTTAACAGCTAGAATCCCGTTAACCTAGCAATACTCGCGAATATAATTAAGCTTTTGCTTACATTAAAGCTAAGGCATGTTGAGCTTTAGCATATATTTTTGCGGTGTAGTTATTCTAGATAAATGAGCGATAAAAACTTTTAACGCAGGCCACTGTGCCTCTAAGACGGCGCCGCGTTCAGTAAGCTTTGGAATTTAACAAGGCTTATACTACAAAGAGCAATACGCCTTAGTTTCATCAATATGATAGAATTTAAAACAGTCACGAATAATTATAAAGCGATTTGATATGGACATCAGTTTAACTAATACCAACCCACAGTTTATCTATATCCTACAACACAGCTTTATTACAGATGTAGTTAGAGTTGGTGCAAGTGAAAAACATCCTGAATTAATTGCTCAAGAGCTTTCTCATAAAATTAATTTACCCGGTGAATATCAGGTTATTTCTTCCATGCATTGTGCTAACGCTCAATCGGCTAGTGCGTTGATCAAACAGTCGATTAAACACTATCAAACGGCCGGTGGCTTTTATCAGTTAACCCCCGAACACGCGTTAAAATATATTAAACGTGACACGATGCGCATTCCGGTAACTGTCACCTTTAACAACAACTGACGATTAATAGCAAAAAAGCGCCAGCATGATGCTGGCGCTTTTGCTTAAAAATAACGAAGACTGTTAACTTTCCACTGGCTGAACTTTTTCTTCTCGTTGTTTGCTAAACAAATTACGTATATCTTCTTTAATCAGATATAACGCAGGGATCAAGAATAAGGTGATCACTGTCGCAAAAACAATACCAAACCCCAACGAAATAGCCATAGGTATGATAAATTGCGCCTGTAGGCTGTGCTCAAAATACAATGGGAAGATGCCAAAAAAGGTCGTTAACGAGGTCAACAATATCGCTCGAAAACGTTGCGTACCCGCCTGACAAACCACATCTATCATCCTCATCCCTGAATCTTTCGCCTTATTAATAAAATCCACCATGATCAAGGAATCATTCACAACCACGCCGGTTAAGGCAATAAAACCATAAATTGACATCATATTAATGGTTTTACCTAGTAACCAGTGGCCAAATATCGCGCCTATGATGCCAAAAGGGATCACAGACATGATCACTAACGGCTGGGTATAAGACTTTGTTGGAATAGCAATCAGACCGTAGATCAAAAACAATGCGCCAATAGCAGCAATGCCGAGCTGACGAAGAAAATCTTGCTGCTCTTTACTGGCTCCTTCAACGCCATATTGTACGCTTGGGTAGTTCGACAAAATCTCAGGAATGCTGGTGTCATTCATTTCACTGATCACTTTACGTGATTCTACTTTTTCACTATCAATATCCGCTGAAATGGTGATCGAACGTTTTTGATTAATGCGAGTGATCGAGGAAAACCCTTGCCCTATGGCAATATCAGCCACCTGATAAAATGGCACTTGCTCACCGCTAGGTGTTCTGATCCACATATCTTCCAGATCTGATATCGACAACCTATCCTCTTTCGGATAGCGCACCATCACTTTTAACTCATCACGGCCTCGCTGAATACGCTGTGCTTCATCACCATAAAACGCCTGACGCACTTGTTTGGCTAGATCTGACAAGGTGAGTCCTAACGTTTCAGCTTCAGGACGAATGCTTAACTTGATCTCCTGACTACCACGGCTAAAAGAATTACGAATATCAAAAACTCCGTCGTAGGTTTTTAACTGTTCCTGAATGTCATGAGCTGCGGCTTCCAGTTCTAGATCGTTCTTTCCAGTTAATTGGAACTCAATTGCAGCACCACCGCCGGCATTAGTACCAGCAAAAAAACGTAATTCTTTGGTGCCGGCAATTTCCCCAATTTCATCCCGCCACAGTTTTTCGATTTCATAGGCATCTAAATCCCGGTCTTCAGATTTAACCAATTCCAGTAAGAATGTCGCCTGAGTATTCCCTTGAGTAAACACCATGGTATGTTTAATAAAACTGACACCATCAATTTTATTTTCTTCTGCAACCTTATGCGCCGCCGCGACAATTTTATCAATCGCCTTATTACGTTCACGAGGAGCAGTACCATCAATCATAGTCACATTGCCCTGAATAAAATCACTCGGCACATTAGGAAACACTTCTACTTTAACAAACGCACCAGTGATCAATGAGAGCGTTAGAAGCAACCCAGCGATAAATAATGCCATCGTGTTGTAACGCATTGCCAATGCCTGTCTTAATCTAGGCTGATAAACATAGTGAATAAAGTACTCTAGCTTTTCCTTAAAACGCATTTGAAATCGTTCTAAGCGATTCGCGGTTTCATCAGTTAACGGTACGTATTTCATATGCGCTAAATGCGCGGGTAAGATCCACTTTGATTCAATTAAGGAGAAGATCAGACAAAAGGTTACCACTAAAGCAATAGCGCGAAAGAACGCCGAAAAGGTGGCATCTATCATCAATAATGGAGCAAATGCCGCGATAGTAGTTAGTACGCCAAAAGTGGCCGGCATTGCCACTCGCATAGTGCCGCGAATGACATTATCACTGGAATGACCATAACGCTGAATTTCCGAGTAGGCACTTTCACCAATGACAATTGCATCATCCACAACGATACCGAGCACCATAATAAAGGCAAACAAACTTAACAGGTTGATTGATACTGACCAGTCACCTAATAGCGGCATCATTAACAAGGCACCGAGAAAGCTGATCGGAATACCTAACATTACCCAAAACGCGATACGGATCCGCAAAAATAGCGTTAACACCAAAAACACCAGTGCCGCCCCCATCAATAGGTTACTGAGCATCATATCTAGACGTTCCGATAGATAAAATGAAGAATCGCCCCAAACCGCTAATTTTGCACCTTCAGGTAATTGAGTACTTTTCTTGGCAACATAAGCCTTCACTTCCGCCGCTATCGCCAGATCATTTTGCTCACCGGTTGATTGCACCATAATACTGGTGGTGCTTTCTCCATCAAAGGTGGCAAAATCTTCACTTTCAACAAAACCATCTTTGATATTCGCAACATCAGATAACACGATGCGAGTACCATCTTTCCCAGTTCTCAATACCAGCTTACTATATTCTTTCCCAGTGTAAGCTTGACCCTGAGTTCTCAACTGAATGTCACCGCCATGTGTTTTAATAGTACCACCTGGCATATCAAGCGATGAACTACGCACAGCCCGCGTCACCGCATCAAAGGTTAAACCAAATTGTTGCAGCTTGTTTTCTGACACTTCAATGCTGATTTCATAATCACGCTTACCAACTACCTCGGCACTATTAACGCTCGGTAGTAACATGATCTCATCACGTATATCCTGTGCTAAGTTCTGTCTTGCTCTGCGCGACATCGAACCACTCATCGACAACCACATCACCTGGCCTTTAAATTCCTGCTTAGTGACGATTGGTTTTTCCGTTTGTTCAGGAAAGGTAGTGATCGTATCAATCTGCATCTGCACTTCGTCTAATTTTTCTGCCAGCGAATAACCAGATTGCAACTCAATAGTCACGATACCGACCCCTTCCTCGGCACGAGAAGTCACACGTTTAAAGCCTTCAATATCTTCCAGTGCTTCTTCCACTTTCAGAATAACGCTTTTTTCTACTTCCTCTGGCGACGCACCTAAATGCGGCACCATGACCTGAATACTATTAGGGTTAAAATCCGGAAACATTTTCTTATTAATGTGTTGATAAGAAATAAACCCCGCCACTAAAATAAACATCATTAACAAGTTAGCTGCAACACTATTGCGGGCGAACCAAGCAATAGTGCCGGTAAACTGCTCTTTATGAACTGTCATTAGGATTCACCTGTTTGCACGTTCGTACTTTCAGACGCCAATGTTCTTAATGTCATACCGTCAATGGGGGTTTCTAATTTAGTCTTCACTAATTGATAGTCTGGGTTTAACTCATCCTGTGTATAAAGGTACTCACTATCTGAGCGTAAAACGTCAATCGTTTGGATATGCAGTTTGTTGTCACTATCGAGTAAATAAATCGTATTAGCACCCGAGATTGCACTACGAGGAATAGCAATAACATTTTCAACAGTTTGCCCGGTAATTTTAGCATTTACAAAGGTACCAATACGTAATTCGCTTTGCCTAGTAGCTCCTAACAGTGCATAAGGGTTATCGATTTGAGCGACCACATAATGCACTCGGCTTTGACTATCGACAACTCCTTCATAACGGCTTATTTTTGACGACCAGTGAAATTGCTCATTGCCAATAACAAGCGTTAACTCCACCGCTGAGCCAAATGATTTTTCCTGATTAATTTTTGGCAAGTCTAAAAACAAGATATCTCGTTGTTTAACCGGCAAACGCACTTCAGCATAATCTACTGCAAAGGTCATAGCGATTTGACTGCCAGTTGAAACAAACTGACCAATATCGACGTATTTAGCTCTTAACATGGCATCATATGGCGCAACAATTTTGGTTCTGTTAAGTGTAACTTTAGCTTGTTGTAAGTTAGCCTGAGCAGCTTTCAATTCCGCCTGTGCTTTTTGCAATTGTGGTTGACGCAGTGCAACTAATGGCGCATCTGCTAATGACTTACCTGATAACAGCCACTCTTCTTTTGCTTGTTCGACTCTGGCCTGCTCCTCTACTAAACTAGCTTGGGCGGTCCCTAGCCGAGATTCAGCCTGTACTAACGCCACCTGATAATTTATATCATCAATTTCTAACAGCACTTCGCCTTGTTTAAAAAAACCACCCACTTTAAATTTATCTGACACGTTAACGACATTGCCTGATACTTGTGAAATCAACGTGGTTTCAGTACGTGGACTAACTGAACCTTGCGATTCAATATGGAAGGTAACCGCCTCTTTTACTAGCGGCATAATTTCGACTAATGGCGCTTTAATTTCAATTGGTTTCTTTGCTGGCTTTGGTGCAACAGCACTGACAATCATTAAAATAACAATAGCAAGAAAAACTATTGCTATAGGAGTAAGTACATAACGTAACGGCACCATACGAGGTTGAACTTTAGCAGACGACTGTTTATTAGCCATAGTGTTCTCAGAGTTTCAGGTATAAAAAATAGAAAGGGTATTATTGCGCTAATAGAATATATTTCAATACGATTTTGTTTAAAAATTGTAAACTTAGCCTTTAGTAAACTTAGCCCAAGATAAAAGTATGCTTCTAAAATCTTCAATACCACAGGCAGAGCTATCCAGTGCATCGAATTGTAATTCATCAGATTGTAATTCTTCAGGTAACTGACATTCACCATTGAGCAGAGCATTCACCTGTACTTGAATATCATCTTGACTTAATATCACAGAATATTCACGCCCCGTGATCAGCAGTTCTTGTGTTTTTCCTGATGAAACTTGTTCAAGTGCCGTTAACAGTTCGGTCAGCTTCTCAGTATTATCGCCTATTTCTGTCTCTAACCACGGTCCTATGATTTGATGTTCTAATGAAAATTGTGCTTTTGCATTACCTGTTATCGCATCATGAATAAATTCATATTCCATAGTCACCCCAAAGCCGCACAGCTAAAAGCCTTATTGTTTTATCTCTATTGGCTAAGTATAGAAGAAAAAACGCCTGAAAGAACGCAAAATCAGTAAACTTTCGCACGAAGCAACGATCTCCATTATAATTATTACCAAGGCTTTTTACTCGGTAAGACATTTGACGTTTAAACGACTATTCCTCATCGTTATTTTTCTGTTAATGTATTCAAGTAAAAGTTATGCATTTTTACCAATAAAAGTCGGTGTTTATATCGAACCGCCCTATGTCAATTATGTAAACAATGAGTTCGTTGGCATCAATATCGACATTATTAAGTCATTCGCCCAACGGCTAAATACCGAACTTATTTATACTCCTTGTCCATTTATTCGCTGCATATTACTAGTAAAAGAAGGTCAGATAGATGTTGTTGTAGGCATACAAAAATCACCAGAACGAGCGAAGTATATGCAGTTTTTAGCACAGCCTTTTAGTATTCAATATTACCCGTTAAATTTCTATTTATTACAAGACAGTCAATTAACAATCAATAATTATAACGACCTAAAAAAACTGCGTATTGGCACCATTCGTGGCGCGCTCTACTTTGATACTTTCGATCAAGATAATGCGCTGATAAAAATGCCTGTGACAACGTATGAGCAATTAATACAATTATTATTAAAAGGTCGCATTGATACCTTCCCTGAACGAGAAGAGTCTATTACTCCTTGGTTGTCACCAGATAATACTAAACAGCAACTCAAAGCCGCCAGTTTTCATTTTCAAAAAGCTGTCGGTTCTTATTTTGCCATATCAAAAAAATCTCAATTAGTTGACCAGCTCCAGCGCTTAAATGATATTCAACAATTATTGATCACCTCAGGTAAAATTGATGAGATATATGAAAAATGGCGAGAAAAATAAACTCCCCAAGTGAACAATTAAATATTTCTACTGTCTATTGAACACCTTAGGCTTATAAAAGATATAGTGTTTTTGTGTTAAAAGGACGTTTTTCAGCAATCAGTTTTGCCTTGATAATTCATGCTGCAATAATTTTTTTAGTGAGTTATAACTTAGTGATACCTACGCAAAAAAAAATCACACCGAAAGCAATTAACAGTTTTTTATACATTCCCCCTAAACCTGCTCCACCATCAGACCCTTTAGCTGATGACATAGTAGAACAGCAACAACAGAAAAAATCACAAAAAATAATAGACTCAGATAAACAGCAAACGAGTAAAGAAGCGCCTGAAGCGCCGGCGGAACAAACTGAAAAAAGTACAATTACGCAAGCTCCAGCGACAAAAAAACAACCTGAGACACCTCCAAGAACTGCATCAAAAAAAGCTCTAAAGTTTTCCGCAATCCAGCAACTAGAACATTTAAGGCAACAGCTGGATCAAAAAACAATTGAGCAACAAAGTTTTGAATATAGTCAAAAAAAATCAGCCTCGATTATGAACGGTCAGCCCGAACCAATTCGACATTCAACAACACAATTGAGTAAAGAAGAAAAAAACGAGCAAGCAACCTACCAAATGAGCAGTGATTTAAAAATCATCAAGGGAAATGACGGTACTTGCTTTATCAAAAAAGATCTATCTACTGTAGGTATTGAAGGAGTGACCTCGGTTGAAAGCTTTAGTTGTGGTCAGTCTAAATTTGATAAAAGCTTTAAAGCTCACATGAAAAAAGTGTTAAAGAAATTAGGTAAATAGTAAGCAAAGAGCTGCTTACTATTTAC of Thalassotalea insulae contains these proteins:
- a CDS encoding efflux RND transporter permease subunit; this translates as MTVHKEQFTGTIAWFARNSVAANLLMMFILVAGFISYQHINKKMFPDFNPNSIQVMVPHLGASPEEVEKSVILKVEEALEDIEGFKRVTSRAEEGVGIVTIELQSGYSLAEKLDEVQMQIDTITTFPEQTEKPIVTKQEFKGQVMWLSMSGSMSRRARQNLAQDIRDEIMLLPSVNSAEVVGKRDYEISIEVSENKLQQFGLTFDAVTRAVRSSSLDMPGGTIKTHGGDIQLRTQGQAYTGKEYSKLVLRTGKDGTRIVLSDVANIKDGFVESEDFATFDGESTTSIMVQSTGEQNDLAIAAEVKAYVAKKSTQLPEGAKLAVWGDSSFYLSERLDMMLSNLLMGAALVFLVLTLFLRIRIAFWVMLGIPISFLGALLMMPLLGDWSVSINLLSLFAFIMVLGIVVDDAIVIGESAYSEIQRYGHSSDNVIRGTMRVAMPATFGVLTTIAAFAPLLMIDATFSAFFRAIALVVTFCLIFSLIESKWILPAHLAHMKYVPLTDETANRLERFQMRFKEKLEYFIHYVYQPRLRQALAMRYNTMALFIAGLLLTLSLITGAFVKVEVFPNVPSDFIQGNVTMIDGTAPRERNKAIDKIVAAAHKVAEENKIDGVSFIKHTMVFTQGNTQATFLLELVKSEDRDLDAYEIEKLWRDEIGEIAGTKELRFFAGTNAGGGAAIEFQLTGKNDLELEAAAHDIQEQLKTYDGVFDIRNSFSRGSQEIKLSIRPEAETLGLTLSDLAKQVRQAFYGDEAQRIQRGRDELKVMVRYPKEDRLSISDLEDMWIRTPSGEQVPFYQVADIAIGQGFSSITRINQKRSITISADIDSEKVESRKVISEMNDTSIPEILSNYPSVQYGVEGASKEQQDFLRQLGIAAIGALFLIYGLIAIPTKSYTQPLVIMSVIPFGIIGAIFGHWLLGKTINMMSIYGFIALTGVVVNDSLIMVDFINKAKDSGMRMIDVVCQAGTQRFRAILLTSLTTFFGIFPLYFEHSLQAQFIIPMAISLGFGIVFATVITLFLIPALYLIKEDIRNLFSKQREEKVQPVES
- a CDS encoding efflux RND transporter periplasmic adaptor subunit, which encodes MANKQSSAKVQPRMVPLRYVLTPIAIVFLAIVILMIVSAVAPKPAKKPIEIKAPLVEIMPLVKEAVTFHIESQGSVSPRTETTLISQVSGNVVNVSDKFKVGGFFKQGEVLLEIDDINYQVALVQAESRLGTAQASLVEEQARVEQAKEEWLLSGKSLADAPLVALRQPQLQKAQAELKAAQANLQQAKVTLNRTKIVAPYDAMLRAKYVDIGQFVSTGSQIAMTFAVDYAEVRLPVKQRDILFLDLPKINQEKSFGSAVELTLVIGNEQFHWSSKISRYEGVVDSQSRVHYVVAQIDNPYALLGATRQSELRIGTFVNAKITGQTVENVIAIPRSAISGANTIYLLDSDNKLHIQTIDVLRSDSEYLYTQDELNPDYQLVKTKLETPIDGMTLRTLASESTNVQTGES
- a CDS encoding YacL family protein; translation: MEYEFIHDAITGNAKAQFSLEHQIIGPWLETEIGDNTEKLTELLTALEQVSSGKTQELLITGREYSVILSQDDIQVQVNALLNGECQLPEELQSDELQFDALDSSACGIEDFRSILLSWAKFTKG
- a CDS encoding substrate-binding periplasmic protein, with the protein product MTFKRLFLIVIFLLMYSSKSYAFLPIKVGVYIEPPYVNYVNNEFVGINIDIIKSFAQRLNTELIYTPCPFIRCILLVKEGQIDVVVGIQKSPERAKYMQFLAQPFSIQYYPLNFYLLQDSQLTINNYNDLKKLRIGTIRGALYFDTFDQDNALIKMPVTTYEQLIQLLLKGRIDTFPEREESITPWLSPDNTKQQLKAASFHFQKAVGSYFAISKKSQLVDQLQRLNDIQQLLITSGKIDEIYEKWREK